Proteins encoded together in one Prosthecobacter fusiformis window:
- a CDS encoding MFS transporter, which produces MSSSRPPISEKALLILLAAVQFAHIMDFMVMMPLGPQLMRELNIGPERFSGMVAAYTFAAGIVGLLAAPFMDRFDRRKLLLFCFAGFILGTLACALSHTAEALTQARIVCGAFGGVSGALIMAIVSDVVPPVRRAAGMGIIMTAFSVAAALGVPLGLYLAQAFSWETPFFVIVGMGVITWIALWYYLPPIRDHLNTSSTLRGQAFWALLRNGNAGWALLFIFMLVIGHMIMIPLLSPYLVHNLGLPEKYLSFVYLIGGCLTLFTSPWVGRLADRLGRIQVLGIMIIVAAAVVLTITNAPPLPIAAILTLSGLFFIFASGRFVPAQAIGSLAVPPAQRGAFMSLNTCVRDIGGGVAASLAGYIVTTAPSGEMVNFHRIGYVAVAASALSYWLGTRVRTQDITPPAPLVS; this is translated from the coding sequence ATGTCCTCTTCACGCCCGCCCATTTCTGAAAAAGCCCTCCTGATCCTTCTGGCCGCAGTCCAGTTCGCCCACATCATGGACTTCATGGTCATGATGCCGCTGGGCCCGCAGCTCATGAGGGAGCTAAACATCGGCCCGGAACGGTTCAGCGGCATGGTGGCTGCCTATACCTTTGCTGCCGGTATTGTCGGCCTCCTGGCAGCCCCTTTCATGGACCGCTTTGACCGGAGGAAACTGCTGCTCTTCTGTTTTGCCGGATTCATCCTCGGCACCCTGGCTTGTGCACTCTCCCATACGGCTGAGGCACTCACGCAGGCCCGCATTGTTTGCGGGGCCTTCGGCGGCGTTTCGGGCGCTCTCATCATGGCCATCGTCAGTGATGTCGTGCCGCCCGTCCGGCGTGCGGCAGGTATGGGCATCATCATGACAGCCTTCTCTGTCGCCGCAGCTTTGGGTGTTCCTTTGGGGCTATACCTCGCGCAGGCGTTTAGCTGGGAAACCCCCTTCTTTGTTATCGTTGGAATGGGGGTTATTACCTGGATCGCCCTTTGGTATTACCTGCCCCCCATTCGCGATCATTTAAATACCAGTTCTACGCTGCGTGGCCAGGCATTCTGGGCTCTGCTTCGCAATGGCAATGCTGGGTGGGCTTTATTATTCATCTTCATGCTTGTCATCGGGCACATGATCATGATTCCGCTGCTCTCACCTTACCTTGTGCATAACCTGGGACTGCCCGAGAAATATCTGTCCTTCGTTTATCTCATCGGCGGATGCCTGACCCTCTTCACTTCCCCCTGGGTGGGCCGTCTGGCGGATCGTCTAGGTCGGATTCAGGTCCTGGGCATCATGATCATCGTCGCCGCCGCCGTGGTGCTCACCATCACAAACGCGCCCCCTCTTCCCATCGCGGCCATCCTGACGCTCAGCGGCCTGTTTTTCATCTTCGCCAGCGGCCGTTTTGTACCTGCCCAGGCCATCGGTTCCTTAGCCGTGCCCCCCGCCCAGCGCGGCGCTTTCATGAGCCTGAATACCTGCGTGCGTGACATCGGTGGGGGCGTTGCCGCCAGCCTGGCCGGATACATCGTCACCACCGCTCCCTCAGGTGAAATGGTTAAT